Proteins from a single region of Hermetia illucens chromosome 3, iHerIll2.2.curated.20191125, whole genome shotgun sequence:
- the LOC119651844 gene encoding venom protease-like — protein sequence MGSKRAAVEFLVAFLLNFLLTISGQDSIYYPLDNEKSVGEKCIRSDGLSGICENIENCPQKNVPLQNSDFCSFSCQTVIYCCPEVLEKIEKSKTSLRLVEEICEEYYPRDTFEILVVGGERSLPEEHPHMAAIGWSSEDGIDWRCGGSVITNKFIITAAHCTSSRGVQPDIIRTGDLNLLETENDTYPVDFKINGIFVHPQYSASLIYHDIALLKISPEFEITSTTKPACLWATEDIPQQELTALGYGTLEYSGPQANTLYQATIPILPNEMCSLKIPINEHFPNGIKDGQMCALDPNGQKDTCQGDSGGPLQFKHYIGTVSMPAIVGITSFGQYCAGPSPGVYTRVSAYLDWIESVLKADQ from the exons ATGGGGTCCAAACGTGCCGCAGTAGAATTCCTGGTtgcttttcttttaaattttcttcttaCAATTAGCGGCCAAGATTCGATTTATTATCCATTAGATAACGAGAAGTCAGTGGGCGAAAAGTGCATAAGAAGTGATGGATTAAGTGGAATTTGTGAAAATATCGAAAATTGCCCCCAGAAAAATGTGCCTCTACAGAATTCGGACTTTTGCTCTTTTTCTTGTCAAACAGTAATCTACTGCTGCCCAGAAGTGctggagaaaattgaaaaatcaaaaacctcGTTGAGGCTGGTGGAGGAAA TTTGCGAAGAATACTACCCGAGAGATACATTCGAAATTTTGGTCGTTGGGGGAGAACGCTCTTTACCTGAAGAGCATCCGCATATG GCTGCTATCGGCTGGAGTTCAGAAGACGGAATTGATTGGAGATGTGGAGGAAGTGTGATCACAAACAAATTTATTATAACTGCTGCTCACTGTACTAGCTCCCGAGG AGTCCAACCTGATATTATCCGAACTGGAGACTTAAATCTGCTCGAAACGGAGAACGACACGTATCCAGTTGATTTCAAGATAAATGGCATATTCGTACATCCTCAGTACTCAGCGTCGTTGATTTACCATGATATTgcacttttaaaaatttcgccAGAATTCGA AATTACATCAACAACAAAACCAGCTTGTCTTTGGGCAACAGAGGATATTCCACAGCAAGAATTGACAGCTTTGGGCTACGGAACGCTCGAATACAGTGGACCTCAAGCTAATACTCTATACCAAGCAACGATCCCAATTCTACCAAATGAAATGTGTAGTTTGAAGATCCCAATTAATGAGCATTTTCCAAACGGGATAAAAGATGGACAAATGTGCGCTCTTGATCCAAATGGGCAAAAAGATACTTGTCAG GGAGACTCTGGAGGACCGTTGCAATTTAAACACTATATTGGGACAGTAAGCATGCCGGCTATAGTAGGAATCACATCATTTGGGCAATACTGCGCTGGACCTAGCCCCGGAGTGTACACAAGAGTTTCAGCTTATTTAGATTGGATTGAATCTGTACTAAAAGCTGACCAATGA